A region of the Hydra vulgaris chromosome 12, alternate assembly HydraT2T_AEP genome:
aaataagtgcCTGATAAACTAAAACAAGCATACATAGCTGTTGCctctttattgtttaaaattcaaaaacttattgAAGCTAAACAATTTCAAAGTGAACAAAATAAGATATTATTTGATCAATTGttaactatataaattatagcaaaaaatctatttgatatttatttgaaaagaaaaaaaaagcatttactTTTATTGACGCTTTGTTCAGGGGTGTTTGTCTggtttaaacaaactttatacAAAGTGATGGATTACAGATAATGTGGTAGATAAATTAAGTTGGGGAAGAGATAAGGTTGCAgcgataatttttataaaatttaaaaaaactttctcatttcttgtttattttttcatttttttgtatttagcaaaaaaactgcatttataTGTTGCATTAGGatcaaaatgtcataaaaaaatacttttatataaatacattaccAATAAACAGATATCTGATGTCTCCGaacactaaattttatttttctcaaaatgaaaaaaaagtgacaTGTGTGGTTTTACCTGTGTggtctacatatataaatatataaactgaaATAACTATGACAacacattaaaatcaatatgaaATTAAttcataagttaaaaaaaagtaaaagtaatcttttaaaatcaaatcgAAAAACTTGATTAATTGATGAAACCCTGATAACACCAAAAAGATAATGCCATTTTTCCATTTGCAAAGTTCTACATAATGAATGCAGCATTATAAACAAACTGATAACATCATACTGAAGTAGGTAGCTGTGGgagcttcagtacatacatcaacaaTAGGTAGTAAATGTGAGTGCAACTACATAAACagcaatcattttttaaatattcttttttttttctttttctgaaaatattagcgcagattttatgaattaaagCACACAAAACATATTCAAGGAATGCGTCCTTACATACATAATATCAGTTGTGTgtaattgttattgttgctaatattttaaatacaaatttaaaaaaaaattctttgtagaaattttttgtttaatcaaTTGTCTGAATTAGATTGATTTGAcatgatttaaaagttttacattatctttgtaacaatttttttaaagatatatattgaaattattaaaaaataaaatttatcagaCCTGGGCCAACTTGAAAAGCTGTAACACTTGCTAATGTTGAAACCACTGCTAATACTTTTGCCCACGAAgcacttttctaaaaaaaaattgatgaatcAAAATTGATATTATGTCCATTAGATTACATAGACTAAGAGTTTGACtaagtatttaaaaagctacATACATTTACTAAGGGTTTGTGTTAAACAATTATCTacctttaaataataaaaattgtttcgttttttaattattatacatTACCCAGATagcatacacacacacacacacacacacacacacacacacacacacacacacacacacacacaaaagcATGCATATACacacatgcatatatatgtgtgtgtaaagatttctttgttgtaataaaataacTCATACCTCAACAAAAACTAGTGATACAGTAACTATTGAGTAACATACAACCATTCCCCCTAAGCCAATTAGCATCAACTTTCTTCTACCAGAAACCTCTACCAAAACAaccttaatttaatttaaaattaaaattaaattattcattttataattatagtttatacTCTTTTAAGTTCTGgaacttttgtaacaaaatagATCACTTAATAAACTACACTTAAAACTTACTGTTATTCCAGTCATTATAACACTCAATGCACCAACACCGCAAGTTGCAGCAGGGCCATTTTTCTCATCCATGCcaagtttaataaacaatgaaGTGGAATATgataaaatctttgaaaaaaaatttaattaattttcaaactattctgattatatttttctactttagaATTTCATTAATATGCAAAAGAAATTCAATATATTACaactttgtaaattataaaaatatcaattctACTAATACTTGATAAAAGTAACAGatggaattttatttgattttaatttaaattttacatcaGAAGGCCAAATTAgttatcccaaattttttttcttcttcttatttttcaaaaaaataagaagTTAAAACAACAGAGTTAACAAATATTGATATCAATCATTTCTTTCTCAcctaaatttcaaataaaaaatgaacattgaataattaaaaacttacacCACCAATGCCTGAGAGCTGTTGTGAAAGTTGCATTACAATACTGATAATCAATGGTTTACGATAGTTTCGATTCGTCAATAACTCCAAAACAGTAGTATGCTTCACAGATGCATCCCGTTCAACATCAagcttaaaaaaacaacaactaaatatcaataaaagtttattaaataaataacaatagtttattattttaagtttattaaataaaaaacaaataaaatagcataaaaacaataaattattaataataaacacagtttatttttcttttaaaaagatgttactttaatttcaagcaattattttagtttttaataaccTTATGTTCCAAAAAGAAACAGATAAATAAtgcaattactttttttcttaacattgcGTTTACATGATTTTtagcaataatttaaatatactttttatttatactttttttcaatgtaATCTGCTTTAGCATACAAGCTATTTTGAGTCTTTCTAATAACATTTTACATTTGGCTAGTATTAAAAAACAgtgtttttgataatttttactgttttaaattttgagacaaaatatttttattttgtttcaaaatttaatttttattaataattctaatatataaaataatttaatttttaacaatatttactaaaatttatatatatgcatgcatgcatgtatgtatgtatgtatgtatgtatgtatgtatgtatacatgtaggtatatttgtatgtatacatacatacaactGTATTCACTTCTCCAAGAAGGGGTCAATACAACCAAggaggtatttttttatttttcaaaactatttttgtaacCTCTAAATTAATAGACTTGAAAGGTAAAGAACAgcaatatatatgtaaaacaataactaagaataataactaaaaataactataactttgaatttgtattaattttaattaacttttatgtaATACCTTTATTGCTTCAACTTCATCATCAACATTTTCATAACCACGAAGAAGTCttaaatctttaacaaaaaacaaaatataaaaaaaatactaacaacataaaaaaatattaacaatgtaaaagaaatttaaatccaatgctttttaatagttttaataaattcaaaacatttaatcaTTAACAATTACTTGTTATAGCAGCAGAATCTTGttttttaagcaacaaaaatCGTGGACTTTCTGGACAAAATGGAAGCAAACATAGCTGAACAGCAGCAACAACTGCAGTCATTCCAAATAAATATGGCCAACCTTTTTCAGTGCCTAAAAgctataattaaattaaaagataagaAATCAGTTttgaaaactacaaaaaaattaccTCGGTTGATCTTGAAAGTTACTCAGCATTACTATAATTCATATTATATATCTTGTCAAAGAGGAAGTGATAATCAAGCCAAACCcaaattaaattaacataaatagaaattatcaactttttaaaaacctaagGACACAAGCTTTGCTCCATAACTTTTAACCTTAGATAATGTTACTGctttttattcaaagaaaatttcttttatatgatGTGTATCCTACAACCCCTTTAATGAGttagatataataaaagaacactaattcaaaaacaaacaaaaataaaaaactaaaattagaaaaaattattgaataaaaaataattttagatgtTCCTCAAagcctttaaatatttaacaggtccctaatattataaaaaaaaagttcttcaaaagtatgcaagtaaaaaagttcttcaaaagtaaaagtaaactGGGTCTCAAAAGTAGCAAAATTATtccaaaacttatttataacccaaaatttaaaaaccataattgcttaataataaaaatctgtttaataaaattataaatcaaaacattGTTGTCATTTAATAGACCCAGAACagcagcaaatatttttttcaactgataacatttattataataattaaaacatttattataataatatcttaGCTCACCATTTTCAAactctttatttcattattatcattatttatgaatatttatacaGGATAGGcttatcaatattaaatactgCTTTCCATAAACATCCTGGTAAAATCAACAAACaattagcaacaaaaaaagtataattattgaagagaaaaaaaattatttaaaaagataaaagacttaaaagaattattaaaatattaaatattagaaatgaacattataaaaagaaactattaataaattaataaaacttttattatttcatattgTGTTCtcacttaaattaaaaagagagtattaagaagttattaaaactttatattttataatgagttttaatgagttttttaaacaaactgtaATTGAAGTCGGAAGGTCATTGTATATTTTTGCAcccataaaataaaatcttttttttcgaaattctGAATTTTGAGAGCTTTATTAAGCATAATGATGCTTGATAAAATTTGAGAGCTTTATCAAGCATTATTCATAATGTTAACACTAGAAATCTTGGTTTCTAGTGTTAACATTAtgaatatttacaataaagtagttattaaaattagaaCAAATCGATTTATCAATACACTGCCAAGTTATTGAGCAAGACCTAGCTGTTACAATGTTTACAATAGATGGATCTTTGCACAAACTTTTCCTTTATTAATGATGTTATTTGCCCTTGTATCAACTGATTTTATGTCTAAGTTGATCAAACTGTTTTGTGTTCATCATTTGGTAAATTCTTAAGCTTGCGCCTATTGTTAAATATggtcttaattttaaaaacaacttttactttttctattacttgtattttttaattgagcATAAAAAGAGTCATTTAGAGTTAGTGATTGGTCTAGTATGCATCCAAGATAAGAGTAGGTtcttgtaaaattaataattttgtcgCGGTATAATAATTCAATGGTCCTAATGTTTAAGAGTCACTTAGATGTACCAAAAAGCATGTATTCAGTTTTTCCCTTTTTCATCACTACATCTATAAACTTCTTATCAGTTGATTTATAGAATACTGTTTTCATATTTTGGCTGATTTTTCTAATAATGTCCTTTCTAATTTAGACAAGATTTTAAATTGCATTGCAAGTTATATTCAGCAGTCAAGTGTGAGTCTCTGTCCATTTGTCTATCGATATTCAATAGTATGATGGCTGTTATTTAAATGAGTTATCATTTTTGTATCATCAACCAAAACACAATCTTGTGTCACTTGTCATTCAGCAGTCGCATCTTTTTTCTGAAACTGGTCTTTTatgatcaaaaaacttttatttatatcaagCCTTCCCGGGAAGTGCGCATGGCCACATGCCTTGTGCATCCACacctaaagtaattttttttagacaacttgacgTTTTTATATAGTAAGCGTTTTAAGAATTTGCggcaaaataaagctataagaaACTAGTGAGAATAAAACAGTTACTCAATGAAAGGAAGCGAAGACTAtacgaaataaaaaatctaaataaaataaaaaataaaaaaataataaaaaaaattgaatattaaataaaaaatgtcaaaaaaataatatacctaaatattttactggttttttttttctttctttttaaagggCGTTTGTTCTTTTCCACTACCAAAATTTGTTACAAGTCGAGAAAATAAGCAGATAAGAATAAAAcgaaaatataaacattttttgatatacaattttttcGTGACTTTTTTCAGTCATTATATTAaggaaatactttattatttgcgCTAAAAACattgagtatatttaaatttattttttaaatgtttttgctaaactttactgtttttatcaatgcatTGGGAAGCGAGAAAattaattgctatttatttaaaaaaaaatttttaaacaactttttcatgtaaaaaagtaaaaagtca
Encoded here:
- the LOC100207539 gene encoding solute carrier family 2, facilitated glucose transporter member 3 isoform X5, encoding MLKSRDYRLLRSISNEKIIKRKCGNYYLFAVSSITTLNIYQFGYNLGVVNNIDPILKAFFKDVKSFDTFLWPFAVAIFAIGGMCGAFIGPHIATKVGRKNTLLLNNILAICGGLLLAFTKPAKLVGLLISARILLGLNAGVNTVVAPMYLSEIAPVNLRGSLGTINQFGIVSGLLLANILGLPQLLGTEKGWPYLFGMTAVVAAVQLCLLPFCPESPRFLLLKKQDSAAITNLRLLRGYENVDDEVEAIKLDVERDASVKHTTVLELLTNRNYRKPLIISIVMQLSQQLSGIGGILSYSTSLFIKLGMDEKNGPAATCGVGALSVIMTGITVVLVEVSGRRKLMLIGLGGMVVCYSIVTVSLVFVEKSASWAKVLAVVSTLASVTAFQVGPDNLTGVYIHRLT